Proteins encoded by one window of Kribbella italica:
- a CDS encoding glycosyltransferase 87 family protein, giving the protein MLRDRRVLVLAGLVALLPVLYALYAGSLDLKVYRTGGYAWLHGVSLYSEQFADLIPGIRLPFTYPPLAAILFTSLYAVPFTVAELLMNAAGVAGLAATMLVVSARLHGWNRRAVVIGLSGVLVAMVLEPVRSTIGFGQVNLILMGLVALDCLLPRTRWPRGLLIGLAAAIKLTPAVFVVFFLVRRDYRSAAVSAVSFAGFTLLAWVLAPGDSRTYWFGVLFDPDRIGGATYAFNQCFQAVLARVMDEGLARTVVWLALVAASGALTWLAAWRRRAEGDDVTALLVVAVWGLLASPVSWSHHWVWIAPAVLVLLTKRRLLWTTALVFVVGPHALLPAEGRDWSLLEHVVGSAYVLVGVAALISQSVVRAQEERKSAALIR; this is encoded by the coding sequence GTGCTGCGTGACCGCCGCGTCCTCGTCCTGGCCGGACTGGTCGCCCTGTTGCCGGTCCTCTACGCCCTGTACGCCGGCTCGCTCGACCTGAAGGTCTACCGGACCGGCGGCTACGCCTGGCTCCACGGAGTCAGCCTGTACTCCGAGCAGTTCGCCGACCTCATCCCCGGCATCCGGTTGCCGTTCACCTATCCCCCGCTCGCCGCGATCCTGTTCACCTCCCTGTACGCCGTCCCGTTCACCGTCGCCGAGCTGCTGATGAACGCAGCCGGCGTGGCCGGCCTCGCCGCGACCATGCTGGTCGTCAGCGCCCGGCTGCACGGCTGGAACCGGCGTGCGGTGGTCATCGGGTTGTCCGGCGTGCTGGTGGCGATGGTGCTGGAGCCCGTGCGCTCCACGATCGGCTTCGGCCAGGTGAACCTGATCCTGATGGGCCTGGTCGCGCTGGACTGCCTGCTGCCGCGCACCCGGTGGCCACGCGGTCTCCTGATCGGTCTGGCTGCTGCGATCAAGCTGACCCCGGCCGTCTTCGTCGTCTTCTTCCTGGTACGACGGGACTACCGCTCCGCGGCCGTGTCGGCGGTGAGCTTCGCCGGCTTCACCCTGCTCGCCTGGGTCCTCGCGCCGGGTGACTCGCGGACCTACTGGTTCGGCGTGCTCTTCGACCCGGACCGGATCGGCGGAGCGACGTACGCCTTCAACCAGTGCTTCCAGGCCGTGCTGGCCCGGGTCATGGACGAAGGCCTCGCTCGGACCGTCGTCTGGCTTGCCCTGGTGGCTGCGAGCGGCGCACTGACCTGGCTGGCCGCCTGGCGGCGCAGAGCGGAGGGCGACGACGTCACGGCCCTGCTGGTCGTCGCCGTGTGGGGCCTGCTCGCCTCACCGGTCAGCTGGTCGCACCACTGGGTGTGGATCGCGCCGGCGGTGCTGGTGCTGCTGACCAAGCGCCGGTTGCTGTGGACAACGGCGCTGGTGTTCGTGGTCGGCCCGCACGCCCTCCTGCCGGCCGAAGGGCGCGACTGGTCGCTGCTGGAGCACGTCGTCGGATCGGCGTACGTGCTGGTCGGTGTCGCCGCCCTGATCAGCCAGAGCGTCGTACGAGCTCAGGAGGAGAGGAAGTCGGCCGCCCTGATCCGGTAG
- a CDS encoding PA domain-containing protein: MKGKLALIKLSDSDPRWNGQVTRAAEDAGAAAVLLYNPDVPGMNGLYSYWAYGDQDATIPAMRTSRANAQALLKNKPATVQVTGLASTPYVYDLMQPWANHVPAAGTHTVKQNQLAKVDETFGSHTQGMQTSEARGTLTPGGNQSGSWLVPTFATPSQRVSYVQANHGLSWDSGVYYNNADGGTMEARGAPKIYRPGHQSTERWLQPVLLSGLPEGVQYTQFIEGGLQFQVSPFQHQQEYAAPYGNGDTQLTLERNGEQVGTAEDTGIWVELPDDAASYKATLDTRRENDYWKYSTQVKSTWTWKSKGGADEVMPLVLADLDVPQADAASQVRTGRPTTITFGLRHQTGSQSTAKFTKAKLSLSYDGSRWTDLPLKKTADGRWTTTVTHPNSQAGQAPSLKLTGTDADGNALEQEVTRAYGLVR; this comes from the coding sequence GTGAAGGGCAAGCTCGCCCTGATCAAGCTCAGCGACTCCGACCCACGCTGGAACGGTCAGGTCACCCGGGCCGCCGAGGACGCCGGTGCGGCCGCCGTACTGCTCTACAACCCGGACGTCCCGGGCATGAACGGCCTCTACAGCTACTGGGCGTACGGCGACCAGGACGCGACCATCCCGGCCATGCGCACCTCACGAGCCAACGCCCAAGCGCTGCTCAAGAACAAGCCCGCCACGGTCCAGGTGACCGGCCTGGCCAGTACGCCGTACGTCTACGACCTCATGCAGCCGTGGGCCAACCACGTCCCGGCCGCGGGCACCCACACCGTCAAGCAGAACCAGCTGGCCAAGGTCGACGAGACGTTCGGCAGCCACACCCAGGGCATGCAGACGTCAGAGGCCCGAGGCACGCTGACGCCGGGCGGCAACCAGTCCGGGAGCTGGCTGGTGCCGACCTTCGCGACGCCGTCCCAGCGGGTCTCCTACGTCCAGGCCAATCACGGCCTCAGCTGGGACAGCGGCGTCTACTACAACAACGCCGACGGCGGCACGATGGAGGCGCGCGGCGCTCCCAAGATCTACCGTCCGGGCCACCAGTCCACCGAGCGTTGGCTCCAGCCGGTGCTTCTCAGCGGGCTGCCGGAAGGGGTGCAGTACACGCAGTTCATCGAGGGCGGACTGCAGTTCCAGGTGAGCCCGTTCCAGCACCAGCAGGAGTACGCCGCGCCGTACGGCAACGGCGACACCCAGCTCACCCTGGAGCGCAACGGTGAGCAGGTCGGCACCGCCGAGGACACGGGGATCTGGGTGGAGCTGCCGGACGACGCCGCGAGCTACAAGGCGACGCTCGACACCCGCCGGGAGAACGACTACTGGAAGTACTCCACCCAGGTGAAGTCCACTTGGACCTGGAAGAGCAAGGGCGGCGCCGACGAGGTGATGCCGCTGGTCCTGGCGGACCTCGACGTACCGCAGGCCGATGCGGCCAGCCAGGTCCGCACCGGCCGGCCGACGACCATCACCTTCGGCCTGCGGCACCAGACCGGTTCGCAGAGCACCGCGAAGTTCACCAAGGCCAAGCTGTCACTCTCGTACGACGGCAGCCGGTGGACCGACCTGCCCCTGAAGAAGACCGCCGACGGCCGCTGGACCACGACGGTCACCCACCCGAACAGCCAGGCCGGCCAGGCGCCGTCCCTCAAGCTGACCGGGACCGACGCCGACGGCAACGCGCTCGAGCAGGAGGTGACCCGGGCCTACGGACTGGTCCGCTGA
- a CDS encoding sensor histidine kinase, with product MSLVRRARGLFADAGGDVVLAVLAVGLTQVWFLGSTDDWIYARLGFPLFVAAVPVLVALCRIEPMVAVVGLALGAFGSLLIGNVNWVVVAGCCLALWWLPARCDRRTVLVTVAAVTALPFGLNLIRVDLATMALPSVYEGIYDENGVLTGEMSGIAQDRAERIYDLSWPWWYSVLFLLVGVASWLWWSRHSDRIEVKAEWQRRQELGAFLRRPDRILVLDALLATVMSSFVLLDLVRDVVKDGNWWTAPGWMPYAVACSALTLVVRRRWPVVPVVVLAVSALLTYWQTWNSWSVLGALGLAVYSLAAGRLKPRWILVTAVAVLGALPLIARVVRYPQMILIFPELDKQPFSFGVPEDGILHNTVYDALVDRKWPVSLSLLLLLPLSLGFLARLYWRNREASQREAALEQAAAEQDAAKVVLTERSHIARDLHDVVAHAVNLMVIQAETGPDLIARGDQDVLAGFQRIGDAGRRALGELDRMLSALRDAEGVPDPELTPQPGLSDLRRLVKDVAHDGLVVELDVQGETELAPTGHQLAAYRLVQEALTNVVRHAEASKVVVMLEVQADELRVEVSDNGHGFDPEVARTGGRHGLAGMRERVRIHHGTLTIDSTPARGTSVSARIPLTAEVSR from the coding sequence ATGAGCCTCGTACGACGGGCCCGTGGCCTGTTCGCCGATGCGGGCGGTGACGTCGTGCTGGCCGTGTTGGCGGTCGGGCTGACCCAGGTGTGGTTCCTGGGGTCCACGGACGACTGGATCTACGCCCGGCTGGGCTTCCCGCTGTTCGTGGCAGCGGTGCCGGTGCTGGTCGCGCTGTGCAGGATCGAGCCGATGGTCGCCGTGGTGGGGCTGGCACTGGGTGCGTTCGGGTCCCTGCTGATCGGCAACGTCAACTGGGTCGTGGTGGCCGGCTGCTGCCTCGCACTGTGGTGGCTGCCGGCCCGCTGCGACCGGCGGACCGTCCTGGTGACCGTGGCGGCGGTGACGGCGCTGCCGTTCGGGCTCAACCTGATCCGCGTCGACCTGGCCACGATGGCCTTGCCGAGCGTCTACGAGGGCATCTACGACGAGAACGGCGTACTGACCGGTGAGATGAGTGGGATCGCCCAGGACCGCGCCGAGCGGATCTACGACCTGTCCTGGCCGTGGTGGTACTCGGTGCTCTTCCTGCTCGTCGGCGTCGCCTCCTGGCTGTGGTGGTCGCGGCACAGCGACCGGATCGAGGTGAAGGCCGAGTGGCAGCGGCGGCAGGAGCTGGGCGCGTTCCTGCGGCGCCCGGACCGGATCCTGGTGCTGGACGCCTTGCTGGCAACGGTCATGAGCTCGTTCGTCCTGCTGGACCTGGTCCGCGACGTGGTCAAGGACGGCAACTGGTGGACGGCGCCCGGCTGGATGCCGTACGCCGTCGCGTGCTCGGCCCTCACTCTCGTCGTACGACGGCGCTGGCCGGTGGTTCCGGTGGTCGTGCTCGCGGTCAGTGCCCTGCTGACGTACTGGCAGACCTGGAACAGCTGGTCCGTGCTGGGTGCTCTCGGCCTGGCCGTGTACTCGCTGGCAGCCGGGCGACTCAAGCCGCGGTGGATCCTGGTGACCGCAGTTGCCGTGCTCGGCGCACTGCCCCTGATCGCCCGGGTCGTCCGGTACCCACAGATGATCCTGATCTTCCCCGAGCTGGACAAGCAGCCGTTCAGCTTCGGAGTCCCCGAGGACGGCATCCTGCACAACACGGTCTACGACGCCCTGGTCGACCGGAAGTGGCCGGTGTCCCTGTCGCTGCTCCTCCTGCTGCCGCTGTCGCTGGGCTTCCTGGCCAGGCTGTACTGGCGCAACCGCGAGGCGTCGCAGCGGGAGGCCGCGCTGGAGCAGGCCGCAGCGGAGCAGGACGCGGCGAAGGTCGTGCTGACCGAGCGGTCGCACATCGCCAGGGACCTGCACGACGTGGTGGCGCACGCGGTGAACCTGATGGTGATCCAGGCCGAGACCGGTCCCGACCTGATCGCCCGCGGCGACCAGGACGTGCTGGCTGGCTTCCAGCGCATCGGTGACGCCGGACGGCGAGCGCTGGGAGAGCTGGACCGGATGCTGTCGGCGCTGCGCGATGCGGAAGGCGTACCAGACCCGGAGCTGACCCCGCAGCCCGGCCTGTCCGACCTACGGCGGTTGGTGAAGGACGTGGCGCACGACGGACTCGTCGTCGAGCTGGACGTGCAGGGGGAGACCGAGCTGGCGCCGACGGGACACCAGCTGGCGGCGTACCGGCTGGTGCAGGAGGCCTTGACCAATGTGGTGCGGCACGCGGAGGCGAGCAAGGTGGTGGTGATGCTGGAGGTCCAGGCCGACGAGCTGCGCGTGGAGGTCAGCGACAACGGGCACGGGTTCGACCCGGAGGTGGCGCGGACCGGCGGCCGGCACGGGCTGGCCGGCATGCGTGAACGGGTCCGGATCCACCACGGGACACTGACGATCGACTCGACGCCGGCGCGTGGGACTTCCGTGTCGGCCCGGATCCCTTTGACTGCTGAGGTTTCCCGGTGA
- a CDS encoding ATP-binding protein, with translation MTVDAVPAPPRRRTVRPLMVDALIAALLTAAVDGYYLWVTPPWNSFYPSSSTVAQLVMLSPLALVLLRRRPEVPAVVLTGASILATPVVSPLPVLGCAALAMFFLGLGRPRQQAALSALVVLAIPTGRHLLAFRPFDYLNAEVPPVWSSTLLVLAGLAVSVAAGGFVRSRGLTSAALGNGLLRLLDDPVFRTWADGLLAAGLMVLMVRELQNDPAGGDWADAQQWVLLLTAAAPGSLTLRRRIPEIPLGVLAVTCLVVYPLAQTQWVLLMAFALALYSIAVHRTWWKSALYVGTTLLALRVISWLLHDGPLARLVVDDLYSVSDRRMTELLVRIWPVWLSVALALAWAIGLLTRLALQNRQAAQREAALVQKTQEQEQLQALLEGRSQIARDLHDVVAHHVNLIVIQAETGPDLMQRDQDDVLQGFQRIGDAGRKALGELDRMLSALRDANGIPDPALTPQPGLGDLRALVDGLADQDLPVTFELRGQADDVPVGVQLTAYRLVQEALTNVVKHAGARRVTVVVEVTTDSLTTQVTDDGQGFDPATTPDGRHGLTGMRERVRVHEGTLQVESRTGHGTQISAWLPLGESR, from the coding sequence GTGACCGTTGACGCCGTGCCTGCGCCCCCGCGCCGCCGAACGGTTCGCCCGCTGATGGTGGACGCCCTGATCGCGGCGCTTCTCACGGCTGCCGTCGACGGCTACTACCTGTGGGTCACCCCGCCCTGGAACTCCTTCTACCCGTCGTCATCGACAGTGGCCCAGCTGGTCATGCTCTCGCCGCTCGCGCTGGTCCTGCTCCGCCGCCGGCCCGAGGTGCCCGCCGTGGTGCTGACGGGAGCCTCGATCCTCGCTACACCCGTTGTCTCGCCGTTGCCGGTGCTGGGCTGTGCCGCACTCGCCATGTTCTTCCTGGGGCTCGGCCGTCCACGGCAGCAGGCAGCGTTGAGCGCGCTCGTCGTCCTGGCGATCCCGACCGGACGGCACCTGCTGGCGTTCCGGCCGTTCGACTACCTGAATGCCGAGGTGCCGCCGGTCTGGTCGTCGACGCTGCTCGTCCTCGCTGGGCTGGCTGTGAGCGTCGCAGCCGGTGGGTTCGTGCGCAGCCGAGGCTTGACGTCCGCTGCCTTGGGCAACGGGCTCCTCCGGTTGCTGGACGACCCCGTCTTCAGGACCTGGGCGGACGGTCTCTTGGCCGCCGGCCTGATGGTGCTGATGGTCCGCGAGCTGCAGAACGACCCGGCGGGTGGTGACTGGGCCGACGCCCAGCAGTGGGTGCTCCTGCTGACCGCCGCGGCGCCGGGCTCTCTGACACTGCGCCGCAGGATCCCCGAGATCCCGCTGGGCGTGCTGGCCGTCACCTGCCTGGTGGTCTACCCCCTTGCCCAGACGCAGTGGGTGCTGCTGATGGCCTTCGCGCTGGCGCTCTACTCGATCGCAGTCCACCGCACCTGGTGGAAGTCCGCGCTGTACGTCGGTACGACGCTGCTCGCGCTCCGCGTGATCAGCTGGCTGCTGCACGACGGTCCGCTGGCCCGGTTGGTCGTGGACGACCTGTACTCCGTCAGCGACCGCCGCATGACCGAGCTGCTGGTGCGGATCTGGCCGGTCTGGCTCTCCGTGGCGCTCGCACTGGCCTGGGCGATCGGACTGCTCACCCGGCTCGCCCTGCAGAACCGGCAGGCCGCCCAGCGCGAGGCGGCTCTGGTCCAGAAGACCCAGGAGCAGGAGCAGCTCCAGGCGCTGCTGGAGGGCCGCTCGCAGATCGCCCGGGACCTACACGACGTCGTGGCGCACCACGTGAACCTGATCGTCATCCAGGCCGAGACCGGCCCGGACCTGATGCAGCGGGACCAGGACGACGTCCTGCAGGGGTTCCAGCGGATCGGTGACGCCGGCCGGAAGGCGCTCGGCGAGCTGGACCGGATGCTGTCCGCCCTGCGCGACGCCAACGGCATCCCCGACCCGGCGCTGACGCCGCAGCCGGGCCTGGGCGACCTCCGGGCACTGGTCGACGGGCTGGCTGACCAGGACCTGCCGGTGACCTTCGAGCTGCGGGGACAGGCGGACGACGTACCGGTCGGCGTGCAGCTCACGGCGTACCGGCTGGTGCAGGAGGCGCTGACCAACGTGGTGAAGCACGCCGGCGCGCGGCGTGTCACCGTGGTCGTCGAGGTCACGACAGACAGCCTGACGACGCAGGTCACCGACGACGGACAGGGCTTCGACCCGGCGACCACCCCGGACGGCCGGCACGGCCTGACCGGCATGCGTGAGCGGGTCCGGGTTCACGAGGGCACGCTGCAGGTGGAGTCGCGGACTGGTCACGGCACGCAGATCAGCGCGTGGCTGCCGCTGGGGGAGAGCCGATGA
- a CDS encoding response regulator transcription factor: MIKVMVVDDQDLVRDGISMILDGQPDIEVAAQAVDGADAIRQAAALLDLRVVLMDVRMPVMDGIEATRRLVQGPNPPKVLILTTFDLDEYVYDALRAGASGFLLKRSSRDELINAVRVIADGDALLAPPVTRRLLDRFARGRPDPDESGRLDELTAREREVLRLVAEGNSNAEIAAALHLTEHTVKTHVSRMLTKTGLRDRVQAVILAYDTGLVEPRPLDQRTSP, from the coding sequence GTGATCAAGGTGATGGTGGTCGACGACCAGGACCTGGTCCGGGACGGGATCTCGATGATCCTGGACGGGCAGCCGGACATCGAGGTGGCCGCGCAGGCCGTCGACGGCGCCGACGCGATCCGGCAGGCGGCCGCGCTGCTGGATCTGCGGGTGGTGCTGATGGACGTCCGGATGCCGGTGATGGACGGGATCGAGGCGACTCGCCGGCTGGTCCAGGGACCGAACCCGCCGAAGGTGCTGATCCTGACGACGTTCGATCTGGACGAGTACGTGTACGACGCGCTGCGCGCCGGGGCCAGCGGGTTCCTGCTCAAGCGGTCCTCGCGGGACGAGTTGATCAACGCGGTCCGGGTGATTGCCGACGGCGACGCGCTGCTGGCACCGCCGGTGACGCGGCGGCTGCTGGACCGCTTCGCCCGCGGCCGGCCGGACCCCGACGAGTCCGGCCGGCTGGACGAGCTGACCGCGCGCGAGCGTGAGGTGCTCCGACTGGTTGCCGAGGGCAACTCCAATGCGGAGATCGCGGCGGCGCTGCACCTGACCGAGCACACGGTCAAGACGCATGTCAGCCGGATGCTGACCAAGACCGGGTTGCGAGACCGGGTGCAGGCGGTGATCCTCGCCTACGACACCGGCCTCGTCGAGCCGCGGCCGTTGGATCAGCGGACCAGTCCGTAG
- the dnaJ gene encoding molecular chaperone DnaJ, whose product MSTKDWLEKDFYKVLGVSKTAEADEIKKSYRKLARKYHPDSNAGDASAEAKFKEVSEAYDVVGDAKKRKEYDEARRLFGNGGFRMPGSGGTQGGGFGFDVGDLFNRGGANAGTAGSGLGDILGGMFGGGGRTTTTTSTARPRRGADIETEATIEFGEAVNGVTVALRMTSDEPCKTCRGTGAKYGTVPKVCLKCEGTGMQTSVQGGVFAMTEPCTECKGRGLVVDQPCETCHGSGRGQSSKTMQVRIPAGVQDGQRIRLKGKGAAGERGGPAGDLYVTVHVTPHRIFGRQGEHLTLAVPVSFTEAALGAEIKVPTLDGLPVTVRIPAGTANGSKLRVRGKGSVRRDGTKGDLLLTMEVQVPHELTDEQREKLQEFSTASGQPDLRAGLFGSA is encoded by the coding sequence ATGAGTACCAAGGACTGGTTGGAGAAGGACTTCTACAAGGTGCTCGGCGTCTCCAAGACCGCCGAGGCCGACGAGATCAAGAAGTCGTACCGCAAGCTGGCGCGCAAGTACCACCCGGACTCCAACGCCGGGGACGCGTCGGCGGAGGCCAAGTTCAAGGAGGTCTCCGAGGCCTACGACGTGGTCGGCGACGCCAAGAAGCGCAAGGAGTACGACGAGGCCCGGCGGCTGTTCGGCAACGGTGGTTTCCGGATGCCGGGCAGCGGCGGGACGCAGGGTGGCGGCTTCGGCTTCGACGTCGGTGACCTGTTCAACCGCGGCGGAGCGAACGCCGGTACGGCGGGCAGCGGGCTCGGCGACATCCTGGGCGGCATGTTCGGTGGTGGTGGCCGTACGACGACCACCACGTCGACCGCGCGACCGCGCCGGGGTGCCGACATCGAGACCGAGGCGACGATCGAGTTCGGCGAGGCCGTCAACGGCGTCACCGTCGCGCTCCGGATGACCAGCGACGAACCGTGCAAGACCTGTCGCGGGACCGGCGCGAAGTACGGCACCGTGCCCAAGGTCTGCCTCAAGTGCGAAGGCACCGGCATGCAGACCTCGGTCCAGGGCGGCGTGTTCGCGATGACCGAGCCCTGCACCGAGTGCAAGGGCCGCGGTCTGGTCGTCGACCAGCCGTGCGAGACCTGCCACGGCTCCGGCCGCGGCCAGTCGAGCAAGACCATGCAGGTCCGCATCCCCGCGGGCGTGCAGGACGGGCAGCGGATCCGGCTCAAGGGCAAGGGCGCGGCCGGCGAACGAGGTGGCCCCGCGGGCGACCTCTACGTCACCGTGCACGTCACCCCGCACCGGATCTTCGGCCGCCAGGGTGAGCATCTGACTCTGGCGGTTCCGGTGAGCTTCACCGAGGCCGCGCTGGGCGCCGAGATCAAGGTCCCGACGCTCGACGGTCTGCCGGTGACGGTCCGGATCCCGGCCGGTACGGCGAACGGCAGCAAGTTGCGGGTCCGCGGCAAGGGTTCGGTGCGCCGCGACGGGACCAAGGGCGACCTGCTGCTGACGATGGAGGTGCAGGTGCCGCACGAGCTGACCGACGAGCAGCGCGAGAAGCTGCAGGAGTTCAGCACGGCGTCGGGCCAGCCTGATCTGCGGGCCGGGTTGTTCGGGAGCGCGTGA
- a CDS encoding glycosyltransferase 87 family protein, giving the protein MTISPPVRPAGDTAVRTRRPVLLLVAAGIVFLGLCLWNWSPGSLQYDLRVYVVSAQAFLHGQDIYTAHLAYPKDMALGFTYPPFAALVFAPVALLGTSGGRVLMSLVNASALLVIGVVTLRALRPQWTRYRVAAIGMAVGAAGVALEPVRSTFDLGQVNLILAALLLVDLLGHLPYRFRGVLVGVVTGIKLTPGIFIVYLLVTRRYREAGTAAAATIGTMLAGAIAMPDASRQFWGHYIFDPSRPGATHFISNQAWRGVFARVNGGIDGIAPYWLLAVAITLALGFFVVRRAYEQGLVLESVLLTSLVGVLVSPISWTGHWVWALPIIAVLVHGALQARSWVLGGLALAWLVSTAVGLPWRTPYLGDKEYTHHGLQLIAGNSYALCAAATIGLALYGMRRRAA; this is encoded by the coding sequence ATGACCATCAGTCCCCCCGTTCGTCCGGCCGGTGACACCGCCGTCCGGACCCGTCGCCCAGTCCTCCTGCTGGTTGCCGCTGGCATCGTCTTCCTGGGGCTCTGCCTCTGGAACTGGTCGCCAGGCTCGCTCCAGTACGACCTGCGCGTGTACGTCGTCTCGGCCCAGGCGTTCCTGCACGGCCAGGACATCTACACCGCCCACCTGGCCTACCCGAAGGACATGGCGCTCGGCTTCACCTACCCGCCGTTCGCCGCACTGGTCTTCGCACCGGTCGCCCTACTCGGTACGTCGGGCGGCCGCGTCCTGATGTCGCTGGTGAACGCGTCGGCCCTGCTGGTCATCGGCGTGGTCACGCTACGTGCACTGCGACCGCAGTGGACGCGCTACCGCGTTGCAGCGATCGGTATGGCGGTCGGAGCCGCCGGTGTGGCGCTGGAGCCGGTCCGGTCGACCTTCGACCTCGGCCAGGTGAACCTGATCCTCGCAGCCCTGCTCCTGGTCGATCTGCTCGGCCACCTGCCCTACCGGTTCCGCGGAGTCCTGGTCGGCGTGGTCACCGGGATCAAGCTGACGCCGGGCATCTTCATCGTCTACCTGCTCGTCACCCGTCGCTACCGCGAGGCAGGGACGGCGGCCGCGGCGACGATCGGCACGATGCTGGCCGGCGCGATCGCGATGCCGGACGCGTCGCGGCAGTTCTGGGGCCACTACATCTTCGACCCGAGCCGGCCGGGCGCGACGCACTTCATCAGCAACCAGGCCTGGCGCGGGGTCTTCGCCCGGGTCAACGGCGGGATTGACGGCATCGCGCCGTACTGGCTGCTGGCGGTCGCGATCACTCTCGCGCTGGGGTTCTTCGTCGTCAGGAGGGCCTACGAGCAAGGGCTGGTGCTCGAGTCCGTGCTGCTGACCTCACTGGTCGGTGTGCTGGTCTCACCGATCTCCTGGACCGGTCACTGGGTCTGGGCGCTGCCGATCATCGCCGTACTGGTGCACGGCGCGCTGCAAGCCCGGAGTTGGGTACTGGGCGGCTTGGCCCTGGCCTGGCTCGTCTCGACAGCCGTCGGCCTGCCGTGGCGTACGCCGTACCTGGGTGACAAGGAGTACACCCACCACGGCCTCCAGTTGATCGCCGGGAACTCCTACGCCCTGTGCGCGGCCGCGACGATCGGCCTGGCTCTCTACGGGATGCGCCGTCGTGCTGCGTGA
- a CDS encoding GNAT family N-acetyltransferase, with translation MTVTLETERLLIRDWVEEDADAALEIYGAADVAQWLSPAIERVADAATMKMVLGAWIEAQPNFVVPAGRWAIVRKDDGEVIGGMLIRLLPPYEEDLEIGWQLKPAVWGQGFASEASRTLMKWAFDDADTDELYAVARPHNKRAIATAKRLGMEWVGETDKYYDLNLQVYRIRAADFLSS, from the coding sequence GTGACGGTGACTCTGGAGACTGAGCGGCTGTTGATCCGGGACTGGGTCGAGGAGGACGCGGACGCCGCGCTCGAGATCTACGGCGCGGCGGACGTCGCGCAGTGGCTGTCGCCGGCGATCGAGCGGGTGGCGGACGCGGCGACGATGAAGATGGTGCTGGGGGCATGGATCGAGGCCCAGCCCAACTTCGTGGTGCCGGCCGGGCGGTGGGCGATCGTGCGCAAGGACGACGGCGAGGTGATCGGCGGGATGCTGATCCGCCTGCTGCCGCCGTACGAGGAGGACCTGGAGATCGGGTGGCAGCTGAAGCCGGCCGTCTGGGGACAGGGCTTCGCGAGCGAGGCGAGCCGGACGCTGATGAAGTGGGCGTTCGACGACGCGGACACCGACGAGCTGTACGCGGTCGCGCGGCCGCACAACAAGCGCGCCATCGCGACCGCCAAGCGGCTCGGCATGGAGTGGGTCGGGGAGACCGACAAGTACTACGACCTCAACCTGCAGGTCTACCGGATCAGGGCGGCCGACTTCCTCTCCTCCTGA
- a CDS encoding heat shock protein transcriptional repressor HspR: MASGANRPFSQVPTWDDRTPIYVISVAAQLAGMHPQTLRQYDRLGLVVPSRASGRGRRYSAYDVARLRYVQHLSQEEGVNLAGIRHILDLQSEVEGLRHRVNQLLAEVQRGVGVSRRSTASRVFSAGPAGDVIAMGRQQTTTRWIRTEPLEIGPR; this comes from the coding sequence ATGGCCTCGGGAGCGAACCGCCCGTTCAGCCAGGTGCCGACCTGGGACGACCGCACCCCGATCTACGTGATCTCGGTGGCGGCCCAGCTGGCCGGCATGCACCCGCAGACCCTGCGGCAGTACGACCGTCTGGGGCTGGTGGTCCCGAGCCGCGCGAGCGGCCGGGGCCGCCGCTACTCGGCGTACGACGTGGCCCGGCTGCGGTACGTCCAGCACCTCTCGCAGGAGGAAGGCGTCAATCTCGCCGGAATCCGGCACATCCTCGACCTGCAGTCCGAGGTCGAGGGGTTGCGCCACCGGGTGAACCAGCTCCTCGCGGAGGTGCAGCGTGGGGTCGGTGTCTCCCGGCGCAGCACGGCCAGCCGGGTGTTCTCGGCCGGTCCGGCGGGCGACGTGATCGCGATGGGCCGGCAGCAGACCACCACGCGGTGGATCCGCACCGAGCCGTTGGAGATCGGCCCGCGCTAG